Proteins from one Microtus pennsylvanicus isolate mMicPen1 chromosome 7, mMicPen1.hap1, whole genome shotgun sequence genomic window:
- the LOC142854378 gene encoding uncharacterized protein LOC142854378 isoform X3, which translates to MAASTMSVCSDACTNSSWQVDDCPESCCEPSCCAPSCCQPSCCAPSCCQSSCCQPTPCLTLICTPVSCGSSPCCQSACSSCCTPSCCQQSSCQPSCCTSSPCCVTLCCKPVCCTPCCQSSCAPSCCQQSSCQPACCTCSPCQPSCVTLCCKPVCCTPICSGSSSCCQSSCCVPVCCKPVCCKPCSSVSLLCRPVCRPACCVPSSSCCASSCQPSCCKPCSSMSLICRPACSSQACCGQKSSC; encoded by the exons ATGGCcgcctccaccatgtctgtctgctctgACGCTTGCACCAACTCCTCCTGGCAGGTGGATGACTGCCCAGAGAGCTGCTGTGAGCCTAGCTGCTGTGCACCCAGCTGCTGCCAACCCAGCTGCTGTGCCCCCAGCTGttgccagtccagctgctgccaACCTA CCCCCTGCCTGACCCTCATCTGCACCCCAGTGAGCTGTGGGTCCAGCCCCTGCTGCCAATCTgcctgcagcagctgctgcacACCCTCATGCTGCCAGCAGTCTAGCTGCCAGCCCTCATGCTGCACCTCCTCACCTTGTTGTGTGACCCTTTGCTGCAAGCCTGTCTGCTGTACCCCCTGCTGCCAGTCTTCCTGCGCACCCTCATGCTGCCAGCAGTCTAGCTGCCAGCCAGCTTGCTGCACCTGTTCTCCTTGCCAGCCATCCTGTGTGACCCTGTGCTGCAAGCCTGTCTGCTGCACACCCATCTGCTCTGgatcctcctcctgctgccaatcctcctgctgtgtgcctgtctgctgcaagcctgtctgctgcaagccctgctccaGCGTGTCCCTGCTCTGCCGCCCTGTGTGTAGACCTGCCTGCTGTgtgcccagctcctcctgctgtgcctcgtcctgccagcccagctgctgcaagccctgctccaGCATGTCTCTGATCTGCCGCCCTGCCTGTTCCAGCCAGGCTTGCTGCGGCCAGAAGTCCAGCTGCTGA
- the LOC142854378 gene encoding uncharacterized protein LOC142854378 isoform X5 has protein sequence MAASTMSVCSDACTNSSWQVDDCPESCCEPSCCAPTPCLTLICTPVSCGSSPCCQSACSSCCTPSCCQQSSCQPSCCTSSPCCVTLCCKPVCCTPCCQSSCAPSCCQQSSCQPACCTCSPCQPSCVTLCCKPVCCTPICSGSSSCCQSSCCVPVCCKPVCCKPCSSVSLLCRPVCRPACCVPSSSCCASSCQPSCCKPCSSMSLICRPACSSQACCGQKSSC, from the exons ATGGCcgcctccaccatgtctgtctgctctgACGCTTGCACCAACTCCTCCTGGCAGGTGGATGACTGCCCAGAGAGCTGCTGTGAGCCTAGCTGCTGTGCACCCA CCCCCTGCCTGACCCTCATCTGCACCCCAGTGAGCTGTGGGTCCAGCCCCTGCTGCCAATCTgcctgcagcagctgctgcacACCCTCATGCTGCCAGCAGTCTAGCTGCCAGCCCTCATGCTGCACCTCCTCACCTTGTTGTGTGACCCTTTGCTGCAAGCCTGTCTGCTGTACCCCCTGCTGCCAGTCTTCCTGCGCACCCTCATGCTGCCAGCAGTCTAGCTGCCAGCCAGCTTGCTGCACCTGTTCTCCTTGCCAGCCATCCTGTGTGACCCTGTGCTGCAAGCCTGTCTGCTGCACACCCATCTGCTCTGgatcctcctcctgctgccaatcctcctgctgtgtgcctgtctgctgcaagcctgtctgctgcaagccctgctccaGCGTGTCCCTGCTCTGCCGCCCTGTGTGTAGACCTGCCTGCTGTgtgcccagctcctcctgctgtgcctcgtcctgccagcccagctgctgcaagccctgctccaGCATGTCTCTGATCTGCCGCCCTGCCTGTTCCAGCCAGGCTTGCTGCGGCCAGAAGTCCAGCTGCTGA
- the LOC142854378 gene encoding uncharacterized protein LOC142854378 isoform X2 — MAASTMSVCSDACTNSSWQVDDCPESCCEPSCCAPSCCQPSCCAPSCCHCCAPSCCAPAPCLTLICTPVSCGSSPCCQSACSSCCTPSCCQQSSCQPSCCTSSPCCVTLCCKPVCCTPCCQSSCAPSCCQQSSCQPACCTCSPCQPSCVTLCCKPVCCTPICSGSSSCCQSSCCVPVCCKPVCCKPCSSVSLLCRPVCRPACCVPSSSCCASSCQPSCCKPCSSMSLICRPACSSQACCGQKSSC, encoded by the exons ATGGCcgcctccaccatgtctgtctgctctgACGCTTGCACCAACTCCTCCTGGCAGGTGGATGACTGCCCAGAGAGCTGCTGTGAGCCTAGCTGCTGTGCACCCAGCTGCTGCCAACCCAGCTGCTGTGCCCCCAGCTGttgcca CTGCTGTGCCCCCAGCTGCTGTGCCCCAGCCCCCTGCCTGACCCTCATCTGCACCCCAGTGAGCTGTGGGTCCAGCCCCTGCTGCCAATCTgcctgcagcagctgctgcacACCCTCATGCTGCCAGCAGTCTAGCTGCCAGCCCTCATGCTGCACCTCCTCACCTTGTTGTGTGACCCTTTGCTGCAAGCCTGTCTGCTGTACCCCCTGCTGCCAGTCTTCCTGCGCACCCTCATGCTGCCAGCAGTCTAGCTGCCAGCCAGCTTGCTGCACCTGTTCTCCTTGCCAGCCATCCTGTGTGACCCTGTGCTGCAAGCCTGTCTGCTGCACACCCATCTGCTCTGgatcctcctcctgctgccaatcctcctgctgtgtgcctgtctgctgcaagcctgtctgctgcaagccctgctccaGCGTGTCCCTGCTCTGCCGCCCTGTGTGTAGACCTGCCTGCTGTgtgcccagctcctcctgctgtgcctcgtcctgccagcccagctgctgcaagccctgctccaGCATGTCTCTGATCTGCCGCCCTGCCTGTTCCAGCCAGGCTTGCTGCGGCCAGAAGTCCAGCTGCTGA
- the LOC142854378 gene encoding uncharacterized protein LOC142854378 isoform X4 has protein sequence MAASTMSVCSDACTNSSWQVDDCPESCCEPSCCAPSCCQPSCCAPSCCHCCAPAPCLTLICTPVSCGSSPCCQSACSSCCTPSCCQQSSCQPSCCTSSPCCVTLCCKPVCCTPCCQSSCAPSCCQQSSCQPACCTCSPCQPSCVTLCCKPVCCTPICSGSSSCCQSSCCVPVCCKPVCCKPCSSVSLLCRPVCRPACCVPSSSCCASSCQPSCCKPCSSMSLICRPACSSQACCGQKSSC, from the exons ATGGCcgcctccaccatgtctgtctgctctgACGCTTGCACCAACTCCTCCTGGCAGGTGGATGACTGCCCAGAGAGCTGCTGTGAGCCTAGCTGCTGTGCACCCAGCTGCTGCCAACCCAGCTGCTGTGCCCCCAGCTGttgcca CTGCTGTGCCCCAGCCCCCTGCCTGACCCTCATCTGCACCCCAGTGAGCTGTGGGTCCAGCCCCTGCTGCCAATCTgcctgcagcagctgctgcacACCCTCATGCTGCCAGCAGTCTAGCTGCCAGCCCTCATGCTGCACCTCCTCACCTTGTTGTGTGACCCTTTGCTGCAAGCCTGTCTGCTGTACCCCCTGCTGCCAGTCTTCCTGCGCACCCTCATGCTGCCAGCAGTCTAGCTGCCAGCCAGCTTGCTGCACCTGTTCTCCTTGCCAGCCATCCTGTGTGACCCTGTGCTGCAAGCCTGTCTGCTGCACACCCATCTGCTCTGgatcctcctcctgctgccaatcctcctgctgtgtgcctgtctgctgcaagcctgtctgctgcaagccctgctccaGCGTGTCCCTGCTCTGCCGCCCTGTGTGTAGACCTGCCTGCTGTgtgcccagctcctcctgctgtgcctcgtcctgccagcccagctgctgcaagccctgctccaGCATGTCTCTGATCTGCCGCCCTGCCTGTTCCAGCCAGGCTTGCTGCGGCCAGAAGTCCAGCTGCTGA
- the LOC142854378 gene encoding uncharacterized protein LOC142854378 isoform X6 codes for MAASTMSVCSDACTNSSWQVDDCPESCCEPSCCAPSCCQPTPCLTLICTPVSCGSSPCCQSACSSCCTPSCCQQSSCQPSCCTSSPCCVTLCCKPVCCTPCCCVTLCCKPVCCTPICSGSSSCCQSSCCVPVCCKPVCCKPCSSVSLLCRPVCRPACCVPSSSCCASSCQPSCCKPCSSMSLICRPACSSQACCGQKSSC; via the exons ATGGCcgcctccaccatgtctgtctgctctgACGCTTGCACCAACTCCTCCTGGCAGGTGGATGACTGCCCAGAGAGCTGCTGTGAGCCTAGCTGCTGTGCACCCAGCTGCTGCCAACCCA CCCCCTGCCTGACCCTCATCTGCACCCCAGTGAGCTGTGGGTCCAGCCCCTGCTGCCAATCTgcctgcagcagctgctgcacACCCTCATGCTGCCAGCAGTCTAGCTGCCAGCCCTCATGCTGCACCTCCTCACCTTGTTGTGTGACCCTTTGCTGCAAGCCTGTCTGCTGTACCCCCTGCTG CTGTGTGACCCTGTGCTGCAAGCCTGTCTGCTGCACACCCATCTGCTCTGgatcctcctcctgctgccaatcctcctgctgtgtgcctgtctgctgcaagcctgtctgctgcaagccctgctccaGCGTGTCCCTGCTCTGCCGCCCTGTGTGTAGACCTGCCTGCTGTgtgcccagctcctcctgctgtgcctcgtcctgccagcccagctgctgcaagccctgctccaGCATGTCTCTGATCTGCCGCCCTGCCTGTTCCAGCCAGGCTTGCTGCGGCCAGAAGTCCAGCTGCTGA
- the LOC142854378 gene encoding uncharacterized protein LOC142854378 isoform X1 → MAASTMSVCSDACTNSSWQVDDCPESCCEPSCCAPSCCQPSCCAPSCCQSSCCQPSCCQTSCCVPSCCAPSCCAPSCCAPAPCLTLICTPVSCGSSPCCQSACSSCCTPSCCQQSSCQPSCCTSSPCCVTLCCKPVCCTPCCQSSCAPSCCQQSSCQPACCTCSPCQPSCVTLCCKPVCCTPICSGSSSCCQSSCCVPVCCKPVCCKPCSSVSLLCRPVCRPACCVPSSSCCASSCQPSCCKPCSSMSLICRPACSSQACCGQKSSC, encoded by the coding sequence ATGGCcgcctccaccatgtctgtctgctctgACGCTTGCACCAACTCCTCCTGGCAGGTGGATGACTGCCCAGAGAGCTGCTGTGAGCCTAGCTGCTGTGCACCCAGCTGCTGCCAACCCAGCTGCTGTGCCCCCAGCTGttgccagtccagctgctgccaACCTAGCTGCTGCCAGACCAgctgctgtgtccccagctgCTGTGCCCCCAGCTGCTGTGCCCCCAGCTGCTGTGCCCCAGCCCCCTGCCTGACCCTCATCTGCACCCCAGTGAGCTGTGGGTCCAGCCCCTGCTGCCAATCTgcctgcagcagctgctgcacACCCTCATGCTGCCAGCAGTCTAGCTGCCAGCCCTCATGCTGCACCTCCTCACCTTGTTGTGTGACCCTTTGCTGCAAGCCTGTCTGCTGTACCCCCTGCTGCCAGTCTTCCTGCGCACCCTCATGCTGCCAGCAGTCTAGCTGCCAGCCAGCTTGCTGCACCTGTTCTCCTTGCCAGCCATCCTGTGTGACCCTGTGCTGCAAGCCTGTCTGCTGCACACCCATCTGCTCTGgatcctcctcctgctgccaatcctcctgctgtgtgcctgtctgctgcaagcctgtctgctgcaagccctgctccaGCGTGTCCCTGCTCTGCCGCCCTGTGTGTAGACCTGCCTGCTGTgtgcccagctcctcctgctgtgcctcgtcctgccagcccagctgctgcaagccctgctccaGCATGTCTCTGATCTGCCGCCCTGCCTGTTCCAGCCAGGCTTGCTGCGGCCAGAAGTCCAGCTGCTGA